In Anaeromicrobium sediminis, the genomic window CAGAGGCAGTGCCCTTTATAAAAACGGGAGGTCTTGCAGATGTTGCCTTCTCACTTCCGAAGGCACTTCGTAAACTTGATGTGGATATAAGGGTAATTGTTCCAAAATACAAAGAAATAAAGGAGCAGTTCACAGAAAAAATGAAGCATTTAATTAGCTTTCAAGTTCCTGTTGCCTGGAGAAGACAACATTGTGGAATCGATTATTTGGAATATGAAGGAGTACCCTTTTATTTTGTAGACAATGATTACTATTTTAAAAGAGATGGATTATATGGTCATTATGATGATGGAGAAAGATTTTCCTATTTTTGTAAGGCTGTACTTGAATCTATGGAAAATATAGACTTTGTGCCGGATGTTATACATTGTAATGACTGGCACACAGGGATGATACCTGTATTATTAAATGAGCACTATAAAAAATATGGGAAATACGACCACATAAAAACTATTTTTACTATACATAATCTAAAATATCAAGGGGTATTTCCTGAGGAAATATTAGAAGACGTTCTAGGTCTTGGAATGGAATATTATGATGAAAATGCCCTTGAATTTTATGGCGGAGTAAGTTTTATGAAAGGCGGTATTAAATATTCCAATTTAGTTACTACAGTAAGTGAGACCTATTCTAATGAAATACAATATCCTTTCTTTGGAGAAAGGCTTGATGGACTTTTGAGACATAGGAAAAATGATTTGCATGGTCTAGTAAATGGAATTGATTACGATATTTACGATCCAAGTAAGGATGAAAATATATTTGAAAAATTTAGTTTCAATTCTATAGAAAAAAAGCAAGAAAACAAAATAAGACTGCAAGAAAATCTAAACCTACCAAAAAGAAAAGATGTGCCTATGATATCAATGGTTTGTAGACTAGCAAATATGAAAGGATTAGATTTAGTATTACATATTTTAGAGGACCTATTATGTGAAGATGTTCAATTAGTAATATTAGGTACGGGAGATGAGCATTATGAATCTAAATTGAAGGAAATTGAACATAAATATCCAGAAAAACTATCTGCAAATATTCTTTTTGATGAGGGATTAGCACATAAAATATACGCAGCTTCAGACACATTTTTAATGCCTTCCTTATTTGAACCCTGCGGACTTGGCCAGCTTATAGCTCTAAGGTATGGATCTGTGCCTATAGTAAGGGAAACAGGTGGATTAAATGACACAATTAAATCCTTTAGTGAATATACTGGAGAGGGTAATGGTTTTAGTTTTACTAATTATAATGCCCATGACATGCTTTATACAATAAAGACAGCTTTAAAATTATATAGAAACAATGAAACATGGGAAAAAATCGTAAAAAATGCCATGAGTGAGGACTACAGTTGGAATAACTCAGCCAATACATATAAGAAATTATATCATAAAATATATTAAATAAAATGGCAAAAGAAATTGTGAAAGTTTATCTTCACTATATGAAATAGGAGGGGTATATGAGGTTAAGCAAAAACAAATTTAAAGAGGATTTAATCAAAAAGCTTGAAAAGGAACGAGCAACTAATATAGATGAAGCTTCCGAGTTAGATATATATTATGCCCTTGGCAGTTTAATAAGGGATTATATAGCTGAGAATTGGTTAAGAACTAACGAAGAATATATAAAAAATGCTAAAAAGCAAGTATACTATTTTTCAATGGAGTTTTTAATGGGAAAGCTTCTTGTAAATAACCTCATGAACTTAGGAATAAAACATATTTGTGAAGAGGCACTAAAGGAATTAAATATGGATTTAGATAAAATTGAAGAGTTGGAAAAGGATCAAGGCCTAGGAA contains:
- the glgA gene encoding glycogen synthase GlgA, encoding MLKILYVASEAVPFIKTGGLADVAFSLPKALRKLDVDIRVIVPKYKEIKEQFTEKMKHLISFQVPVAWRRQHCGIDYLEYEGVPFYFVDNDYYFKRDGLYGHYDDGERFSYFCKAVLESMENIDFVPDVIHCNDWHTGMIPVLLNEHYKKYGKYDHIKTIFTIHNLKYQGVFPEEILEDVLGLGMEYYDENALEFYGGVSFMKGGIKYSNLVTTVSETYSNEIQYPFFGERLDGLLRHRKNDLHGLVNGIDYDIYDPSKDENIFEKFSFNSIEKKQENKIRLQENLNLPKRKDVPMISMVCRLANMKGLDLVLHILEDLLCEDVQLVILGTGDEHYESKLKEIEHKYPEKLSANILFDEGLAHKIYAASDTFLMPSLFEPCGLGQLIALRYGSVPIVRETGGLNDTIKSFSEYTGEGNGFSFTNYNAHDMLYTIKTALKLYRNNETWEKIVKNAMSEDYSWNNSANTYKKLYHKIY